A genomic window from Purpureocillium takamizusanense chromosome 2, complete sequence includes:
- a CDS encoding uncharacterized protein (EggNog:ENOG503P0RX~TransMembrane:2 (i208-228o240-266i)) has translation MALGERAMERLRADLLRRARRDGPDAGREMTDVAEATREPRAASRSDDQRSRSRLPTLGTLRVFGRGHGSGVAETPKSPDSESNPIMPIYNYAGDATVAPRPPHHLARPPTSPAPLLPQSHMPLPPEPVAISPVGTSPRSPTPPIQMTGAFPVPDSTAHGPTESASGVSSTSGGGTDTSDDDESGRPHPKRFLFCFPWVKSRRMRSQILTCFVSGMFLVMLLAIYLGLTLTKNIRQGELTIMIILVVLTAAAFFAYSFVRLLLLIFQPDRGSRRRRRGQVPDIMAQGGYVVPSKPIPVLLARDEEVAGAQSQASKLKPPAYGLWRESVRVDPDRIFWQRNTDAGPNAGRPETRAGPRPPSYASDDGVSYMMDARPRSIAPPLSSSSIYSSDLARSATVSQGHVENWPGAPRR, from the exons ATGGCATTGGGTGAGAGGGCAATGGAGAGGCTGCGGGCTGATCTGCTACGTCGCGCACGCAGAGATGGCCCAGACGCTGGGCGAGAAATGAccgacgtggccgaggccacaCGGGAGCCGCGAGCTGCGAGCAGGAGCGACGACCAAAGATCGCGGAGCCGTCTCCCGACGTTGGGCACACTCCGTGTCtttggccgcggccacggcagcggcgtcgctgaGACGCCCAAGTCCCCCGACTCCGAGTCGAACCCGATCATGCCCATCTACAACTatgccggcgacgccaccgtggcgccccgtccgccgcaTCACCTTGCCCGACCCcccacgtcgccggcgcctctCCTCCCGCAGAGTCATATGCCGCTCCCGCCGGAGCCCGTGGCCATCAGTCCCGTTGGCACGAGCCCGCGCAGCCCGACACCACCGATCCAGATGACGGGTGCATTTCCCGTGCCCGACTCGACGGCCCACGGCCCTACCGAGTCGGCCAGTGGCGTGAGCTCGACCAGCGGCGGAGGAACAGATACatccgatgacgacgagagcgggcggccgcACCCGAAGCGGTTCCTGTTCTGCTTTCCGTGGGTAAAGTCCAGGAGGATGCGATCCCAAATCCTGACCTGTTTCGTATCCGGCATGTTTCTCGTCATGCTCCTGGCAATCT ACCTGGGGCTCACTCTCACCAAAAATATTCGCCAGGGAGAGCTGACCATCATGATCATCCTCGTGGTcctgacggccgccgccttcttcgcctACAGCTTcgtgcgcctgctgctgctcataTTCCAGCCAGACCGTGGCAGcaggcgtcgccgacgaggccaggTGCCGGACATCATGGCCCAGGGCGGCTACGTGGTCCCTTCGAAACCCATCCCGGTCCTGCTGGCTCGGGACGAAGAAGTGGCGGGAGCCCAGAGTCAGGCGTCCAAGTTGAAACCGCCGGCGTATGGCCTGTGGCGAGAGAGCGTG CGTGTAGACCCGGACCGAATCTTCTGGCAACGCAACACCGACGCAGGCCCGAATGCGGGGCGCCCGGAGACACGGgccgggccgcggccgccgtcgtatGCTTCTGATGACGGAGTGTCGTACATGATGGACGCACGACCCCGTTCCATAGCCCCTCCGCTGAGCAGCTCATCCATATATTCCTCCGATCTTGCCCGGTCCGCAACAGTGAGCCAGGGTCATGTCGAGAACTGGCCCGGAGCGCCGCGTCGATGA
- the GIS2 gene encoding gig suppressor (COG:O~EggNog:ENOG503NX95), producing MSSLSRRACYKCGNVGHYAEVCSSAERLCYNCKQPGHESNGCPLPRTTEAKQCYHCQGLGHVQADCPTLRLSGNATSGRCYSCGQPGHLARACPNPVGPMGRGAPMGRGGYAGFPGRGGFAGGPRPATCYKCGGPNHFARDCQAQAMKCYACGKLGHISRDCTAPNGGPLNTVGKTCYQCGEAGHISRDCPQKNAPGEINPAEVDLSNVAPAAPVAPIAPVA from the exons ATGTCCTCCCTCTCCCGACGCGCTTGCTACAAGTGTGGCAATGTCGGCCACTACGCCGAGGTTTGCTCCTCGGCTGAGCGCCTCTGCTACAACTGCAAGCAGCCCGGCCACGAGTCCAACGGCTGCCCGCTCCCGCGCACCACCGAGGCCAAGCAGTGCTACCACTGCCAGGGCCTGGGCCACGTCCAGGCCGACTGCCCGACGCTCCGCCTAAGCGGCAACGCCACCAGCGGACGCTGCTATAGCTGCGGCCAGCCCGGACACCTTGCT CGCGCTTGCCCCAACCCCGTCGGCCCCATGGGTCGCGGCGCCCCCATGGGCCGTGGCGGATACGCTGGCTTCcccggtcgcggcggcttcgctgGCGGCCCCCGTCCTGCTACGTGCTACAAGTGCGGCGGCCCCAACCACTTCGCGCGCGACTGCCAGGCCCAGGCCATGAAGTGCTACGCCTGCGGCAAGCTGGGCCACATCTCCCGCGACTGCACGGCCCCCAACGGCGGCCCTCTCAACACGGTTGGCAAGACCTGCTACCAgtgcggcgaggccggccacATTTCCCGCGACTGCCCTCAGAAGAATGCCCCCGGCGAGATCAACCCGGCTGAGGTCGACCTGTCCAACGTTGCCCCCGCCGCTCCGGTGGCTCCCATTGCCCCCGTGGCATAA